The sequence agaaatattttagtacATTCTACATAACATTGATATGTTATCTAGTAATAGATATATCTGTCAAACATATCACGTTTTATTCTATTGGAATAACACATGACAATTTCCTAAATTGTACCATATTTCTCAGGAACTAGTAGAAGTGCATTTTTCTTAGCCACTGCGAGTCCAGGCATTGGAGCTGTATCCACATCTTCTTCTCGGATCCCTAATGGCAATTGCCAATTAAAACGATAGAGCAAGTTTGCAACAATAAGCTCCACATTCACAAGCCCCATAACCATACCAGGGCAGATTCTTCGGCCCGATCCGAAGGGAGTGAGCTCGAAATCTTTTCCTTTTAAGTCGATATTGTTATTCAAGAACCTCTCTGGCACGAACTCATCTGGATTTTCCCAATACTCGGGATCTCTTGAGACTGCCCATACGTTAACATACACGATTGTCTTGGGTTGAATTTCATAGCCATCTAGAATGCCCTTTTTGATTGTTTCTCTTGGTGCGAGAAGTGGGCCGGAAGGGTATAGTCGGAAAGACTCCATGATGACTGCTTTTAGGTAGGGAAGCTTTGGCAGATCATCTTCATCTACTTTGCCCTTTTTGCCTACAGAATTTCTGATTTCTGATTGCAATTTTTTCATGACGCTGGGAGCTTTGATCAGTGCTGTCATCGCCCAAATGACTGCTGTGGAACTTGTCTCTGCACCAGCTACAAATATGTTCTACAAAAGTTTGAGAAAATCGATCTTTTTTTGTTAACTTGGTAGAAAAATTTATTGTATTATAAAGAAGGATTGATCATAAAAGAAGCATTATTCTACAAAAGTTTGAGAAGAGTGGTATAGGGTTCGGTCATGTTGAAAACCAATCTTACTCTGTTAGTCAAGTACAATATAATAGAATCTTGAACTTGTCTGTATGAAAGATGTGAAGTCTGAGCAAGAGTACAAGGGTCATGTGGAAAACATAATACATGGTCATGATCCATACACACATAATAGAATCTTGAAGTAGGTGAAAATGTTGTCAGGGAAAATTATGCTGTATTTAGTGCTTGCTAATGAGTCAACGGGACCAGTAAAATCCTATAGTGGAACCTAAGACAGCAAATAACCATACCTAAACTGATAGTCCTGCTCATATGTGCATAAGTTTGAATTCTGTTACCAATTTAAGCCACAGAAGCTTCAAAGTTTGTGACTACAGATGCACTTAGATACACATGGTTCTCAACGTCTCATGTCACATTCTAGATGCTAGGGATTTAGGTTCAACGTATTTAAGAAACTGATATCATCAGCAATCTGTAGTGGCAACCACGAGCAGCTTCTCACTTATGTCATATGTTCCTTCCTACTTCAAGGTCAAGCACTTCTAAAGGGTATCTGTGAAGGATGTGGCATGCTGGACCATTTTTAAAGCTAAAATCATACATATTGACTTTGACAGAACTAATCCTTAAGTGCAGGCCCATCTATACAAAACTAAATTATCTCTCTTCATGTAAAAGTGAAGATCCTTTTTGTTTCCTGAACTTAAGAGAGTGAAGTTTCTGAAAACAACATTTCCTGTTCACAAACCATGTCATGTCATTGACTCGTCGTATGTACATACCATTTTTGTCCATACAACCTGGGAAAGAGTCCCTTCTTACATTTCCTACATGTTCGTACTTACTGGAACATTCACCAGCTAATAGTTATTTTTGTTATCTAAATTCTGAATTAGTAACATTCAGTAAGAATCTTGAGATGGATACAGTCttaaaagtaaattaaataacaGGGATTTCTCAGTAGATGAGATCCACCATGTCTATCAGAATATAGATAACGTGTACGAGCGAAGAACAAATAGCAACTTTTGCACACAAATCTCACCTCGAGAATTGTATAAATTAGTATAGTTGTATCTCCATCAATGACAACACTTTTAAGAAGTGAACTGTGGCGCCGACCATAGGCTAGTAACAGGTGGTCTGAGGTTGGAGAGAAATGCAGTTGGAAGAGAGACAATCAAGGAAAGTTTGGAAGTGGACTATTATTCAAATTTTCTTCTAAGCTCATTTTCCCTTAGAATGATGTACATAGGCTGTTAGCACTTAGCACCAATAGAAAAAGGAACCAAACTATCATCCAACTattcaccaaaaaaaaaaaaactattccaTCGTTCCACATGTATATGAAGTTTTCCTAGATGTTTATAGTCCAATAATCTTTTACATATAGCACACCTGTATTGAGGTCAAACAATGAGCAGCTCTGATTGCTCGGGATGGCAGAGAATCACGATGAAATTCAGAGAAGTGATCGAGCCAATTAAAACGGAAATTGCTTAAATCTATTAAAAACGGAAAAAAATTAAACGTCATATCTAGAATGTTGGAAACAAAATTCACAGATCTGATACCAAAAGGAATCATCACATTACACGGCGAGATGgagataagagagagagagatagcgaGGGgcagagagagatcgagagcaAAGGAGATCGAGAGGCACGGAGAGATGGAGAGAAAGATAGGGGGTTTACCTGAGATGGAGGAGTGGCGATGCGACGAGCACGGCGGTGGCTGCGCGCTGATTTGTGATGGGAGGACTGGGCACGACCCTTGCCTTCGTCGGGTGCGCGTGAGTGAGGATGTGAGATGTGGAGCAGGGGACGGCGCTGGCGTCGCCAATTTCAGAGGCGGCGAcagccggcctcgccggagctatTCGCGGCGGacgagaaagagagaaagacgCTCCGGTGCACGGCATCGACTTTGCTGGAGTTTCAGAGCCGCGGAgggcggcgatgccgccggaaGTTGCAGCAGGGTGGCGACGATTTGGGCAGAGGAAGAGCTAGGGCACGATTTAGATGAAGGAGAAAAATTGGGGCTTTTCATCTTCGCCTTCTCTCAGTGGTGGCTCTTCACGGCAGGGCAGAAGGAATATCGCCGAGGCTAGGTGAGGCTGGGCGGAGGTCGAGCGACGAGGGGGGTGAGGTGTCGGTGGCGGTGCGAGGCTGGGTGAGGCGCCGGTGCGATGCAACAGTGGGTGCAGTGAGGCTGAGAGAGATCTGTTTTGGGACGACTGGGAGAGAGAGCGGCGCAAACGTGTGAGAGAGAAGAGTtaggttaattttttttaattatgtcatcTATTCGGGGATGCCGCGTCGTCTATTTTGGTAAAGACGACAACAGTGTTAATGTCGTCTATTATGTTGATAGAAAGCGGCCATAGACAACGCCCCTTAAACTCGTCGTCTATAATTATATAGACGACGTGCTTAAGGCTCGTTGTCTATGGCCGCTTTCTAATAGACGACATTTTAAGCGAGGCACGTTGTCTATTATCATATTAGACGACATGTTTGGTTGTGTGTTGTCTATTCCCTTGCTCATAGACAACGCGAATTTAAAATACGTCGTCTATCACCTTATTACACAACATGCTTTGTTCAATGTCGTCTATTTTATGTAGTCTATGATCTAAATTCTTGTAGTGAGCATTACTAtatatgtaaaaaaattatcatagaAAAATATTGTATTCTTAAAATACCCATTTCAAAATCATACAATCAATCAAGATAAATAGACTAAGTGcttgtttggttcaagtagaagAATAGAAAGAATTAAATAAAAGGGAGGAATGGTAATTAACAATAActgttattttatttagtgtttGGTTCACAAATAGAAATTAATCACTAGTAAgagatttcttttcttttgtttctctaaTATTAATACAAGAGGTAACAAATTGAGTGATTGAGTTTTCATTAAGTAATGGTAAAAATTAActcattactcaaaccaaacaaaaaGCATTGGATTCTATTATATCCCTTTTAAAGCTCTCCAAAAAAGCCCAACCAAACATGGGCAAAATTGAACTCTAGTTGACAGCTCATATGACTATcttggttcctaatttatattttaaactgaatttttattttagttcatcttcacacacacacacatatagggATTGGATCAAATAAAAACCTTTCTTAATGTAAGAACTACAAACCACTTTGcacttttattttgataaatctatactaatataaaaagaacCTAAGGAGCCTAAGGCACCACTTATGGATtgtctattttacccctatcatatattttatattatatatttataagataaatctaatactttataataatccaaaataaaacataGGCATTTTAATAAggggtttttgcaaataaaatcacgaacaattttaaatttgcaattttaacgcgacttttgaagtgtggcgaattaaatcataaccttttcaatttttgcaatttcgtcccctcaattttttccggccaccggagtgatgaattggagcttatgtggattatttttttccacgtaattaatttctaactaagattaaattgctgactaaaattaaaacaaaatcaaaacctaattcttttattttacaaaatcaaaacctaattcttttattttacttctttttcgtcttttataaaaatatatttgatgtgTATCTTAAGTTAAAGATTATGACAagatcttcaatttgatttaaaattcattaagtatgaatttgaaataaataatttattataatttaaaattttaaagtgattgTTTTTCTCCCTCCTATCTCTTTTACAATATTCTTTatgtttttctctttctccttattttgttattatattatttctatttgtaTCTCTTTCTCCTACAAAATTTAATGGGGGTgggtatttttatatatatacacaaatttatatatcttctcttctcttttgattaaaaaaacataatatttatttgttgaattattttatcaaaacatacatcactccggtggccggaaaaaattgaggggacgaaattgcaaaaattgaaaaggttatgatttaattcgccacatttcaaaagtcgcgttaaaattgcaaatttaaaattgttcgtgattttatttgcaaaaatccCTTTTAATAATTCAAACTTGATAATAGTAGACTTCTTATTGCATTAGAATTCTATTTAACTTTACATGTATTGGATCTAATACTTTAtaataatcaaaactaaaacatagacattttaataatttaaactaaaacgTACTTACATcaaattataaatatgataagaGTAGATTTGTAATTGCATtagaattatatttattatctaataaaagtaatgaattaatagattttctaaaataatagattatcaaataaaataatattaattacacgtacagcatacgttctttctgctagttacataagtaagtaaataaatttaaagatcgtacgacggaggactcgaaccttaacattaacctcctaccactAGGACAACACACAGTAAAACCACTTGCACTTAACCTACTTGACTTAAAAGCATCTGCActtaaacaattttttttttaaacctcAAACTTTGCAGAcaatttaagttttaatttgtaTATGTACTACTAAAGAATCCTACGAGCTGATTCACCTTTTCCAAACCGAATTCTGAAATGCAGGCCGCAGATTTTGagatttttaaaaaacaaaCGAAAGTTCATGTTTTTGCATAAGTCCTCAAAGGATAAAGTGAAAGAGAATCAAATCATAATTACCATTAGTAAGGCTTTGATGTTATTCCAATTGAGATCAATGGGGGAAGACTTGTCTTCTTTAAGCTTGATCAAAGTATCAAGAATATCTTCCTCCTCTTCCATTTTCTTCGCCCTCCTTGGATCGAGATGCTCGTCGATGAGTTCCTGGTAGAACGAATCGTGATTCTCGAAGATCCTATCAAGTCTCTTCAACGATCCAACGAGTTTATCCACCCAACCGAGTGTAGGAATGTAATCAGATACAAAGAAGGCGAGCGAGATGGACATAATTTCTTCTAGAAGCTTCTTGAATCGCCTCATTTCGGATCCGTGATGGTCGTATCTCTTACCGAAAGCAATTCTGCATATCAAACTGCTGCCGAGAGCCATTGCCATCtcactcaaattcacaacctcATGTGAGGAAGCAGATTTGGAAATCTTGGCGATCATAACAGAGATTTCGTCTTCACGAATGGGGCGAAAGGATTGAATCTTTTTGGGGCTGAAGAGATGAATGTTTGTCATTTTTCTCATCTCTCTCCaataatcgttgtatggtgagAAGACAATGTCTGAGTATTGGTATGTAAGTTTTTGCATAACAATGGATTTTGGTCTGCTACAAAATGCCAAATCTTGAGTTTGGAGAACTTCTTTTGCCAATCTTGGTGAGGAAACAGCAATTAGAGGGACAGAGCCTAATTTCATGTGAATGATAGGAGAGTTGTATTTCTTGGAGAGGCGCCATAGGTAAATGTGTAGGTCGCCGGCAGTGGCGAGCTGGTGGAGGTTTCCGATCAACGGCAAGCGCCGGGGACCCGGCGGGAGGTTTGATTTTGTTGTTTTTCGAGTTTGATGGAGGAGATA comes from Salvia miltiorrhiza cultivar Shanhuang (shh) chromosome 3, IMPLAD_Smil_shh, whole genome shotgun sequence and encodes:
- the LOC131017746 gene encoding 6,7,8-trihydroxycoumarin synthase-like → MILLLSIFLPIIFIYLLHQTRKTTKSNLPPGPRRLPLIGNLHQLATAGDLHIYLWRLSKKYNSPIIHMKLGSVPLIAVSSPRLAKEVLQTQDLAFCSRPKSIVMQKLTYQYSDIVFSPYNDYWREMRKMTNIHLFSPKKIQSFRPIREDEISVMIAKISKSASSHEVVNLSEMAMALGSSLICRIAFGKRYDHHGSEMRRFKKLLEEIMSISLAFFVSDYIPTLGWVDKLVGSLKRLDRIFENHDSFYQELIDEHLDPRRAKKMEEEEDILDTLIKLKEDKSSPIDLNWNNIKALLMNIFVAGAETSSTAVIWAMTALIKAPSVMKKLQSEIRNSVGKKGKVDEDDLPKLPYLKAVIMESFRLYPSGPLLAPRETIKKGILDGYEIQPKTIVYVNVWAVSRDPEYWENPDEFVPERFLNNNIDLKGKDFELTPFGSGRRICPGMVMGLVNVELIVANLLYRFNWQLPLGIREEDVDTAPMPGLAVAKKNALLLVPEKYGTI